Part of the Mycolicibacterium thermoresistibile genome, CCGCCACGGGTCAAGAACGCGCCCACAGCGCACGACATGGTGCGGGAGTATCGGGTGCTCACGGCGCTGGAAGGCACCGATGTGCCGCACGCGACCCCGCGGGGGTTGTGTGCGGACCCGGACGTCATCGGGGCGCCGTTCTACCTGATGGACAAGCTGGCCGGGGTGCCCCTCTATCACGAGTTGCCGGCGTCGTTGGCCGGCGAGCGGGTCGCCATCGCCCATGCCGCCATCGACGCACTGGCCGCCCTGCACCGACTGGACTGGCGAGCCGCCGGTCTCGACGGTTTCGGAAAACCGGACGGCTACACCGAACGTCAGGCGGCCCGGTGGGGCAAGCAGTTGAAGTCCTATGCGTTCCGGGAGCTGCCTGAACTCGACGAGGTGGCCGCGTGGCTGGACGAGTCATGTCCCGGTACCCGGGGATCGGCGTTGATCCATGGGGATTACGGCCTGCACAACCTGCTCTACGCACCGGAGCCGCCGGTGCGGATCCTGGCGGTGGTGGACTGGGAGACGTCGACGATCGGTGATCCGCTCGCCGATCTGGGCTATTTCCTGGCCAGCTGGTTGGAGCCGGACGAGGTGGCGCAGTGGGGTGAGCTCGGGTCCCCGCACGGCGTGGCCGGCAACCCCAGCCGCGCGGAACTGATCGAGCGCTATGCGCGCAAGAGCGGAATCGATGTGACCGCTGACGATCTGGTGTGGTACCGGGTGTTCGGACAGTTCAAGCTCGCCGTGATCTTCGAGGGCTCGTACGGACGTTACGTGCGGGGCCAGTCCGCCGATCCGTTCTTCGCCTCGCTGGAACGTCGGGTACCGCTGCTGGCCAGGCACGCCCTGGCGATCGCCGCGGGCGAAGCCTGAGACAAGCCCCGAGAAGAAAGGTCCAGTATGTGGGATTTCGCGACCGAGCCCGAGGTCGAGCGAGAACTGGAGTGGATCCGCGAGTTCGTCAAGGAGGAGATCGAACCTCTCGAGACACTCGATCTGGATGACGCCGCGATGACCCGGGCGATGGAGCCGCTCAAACAACAGGTCAAGGACCGGGGACTGTGGGCGGCGCATCTACCGCCGGAGCTGGGCGGCCAGGGCTTCGGTCAGGTCCGGCTGGCGTTGATGCACGAGATTCTGGGCCGGTCGCATCTGGCGCCCATCGTGTTCGGCAACCAGGCCCCGGACTCCGGTAATGCCGAACTGCTGGCCGTGGCCGGCACGCCCGAGCAGAAGCGCCGGTGGCTGGATCCGCTGCTGGCCGGGACGATCCGCAGTTGTTATGCGATGACCGAGCCGGGCGCCGGGGCCGATCCGACGATGCTCACCACCACCGCTCGATTGGCAGGCGATGAGTGGATTCTGAACGGCCGCAAGTGGTTCGCGTCCAACGCTTCGATCGCCGACCTTTTCATCGTCATGGCGGTCACCGACCCGGAGGCGGCGCGCCATCAGCGGGCCTCGATGTTCCTGGTGCCCGCGGGCACCCCCGGTCTGGTGGTGGAGCGCGATATCCCCACCATGGAGCATCCCTATCCGCGGCCCCCGGTCTACGGCAACCACGCGGAGGTCTCCTTGACCGATGTGCGGGTGCCGGCCGAGAACCTGCTGGGCGAGCGGGGACGTGGATTCGCGTTGGCGCAGACCCGGTTGGGGCCGGGGCGCATCCACCACTGCATGCGGTGGCTGGGACAGAGCGAACGCGCACTCGAGATGCTCTGTGAGCGGGCGGTGTCGCGCACCATCCATGGGTCGCTGTTGTCGGAGAAGCAGATGATCCAGGACTGGGTCGCCGAGTCGGTCGCCGAACGTCAGGCCGCGCGGCTGATGACCCTGCACGCCGCGTGGAAGATCGACACCGAGGGCGTCCGCGGTGCGCTCACCGAGATCGCGATGATCAAGTACTGGGGTGCGCGGGTGCTCTACAACGTGATCGACCGGGCCATTCAGCTGCACGGGTCGCTGGGCTACAGCTGCGACATGCCGTTGGAGTTCATGTATCGGCAGGCCCGGGCCGCACGGCTCTACGACGGTCCTGACGAAGTCCACAAGGTGACCGTGGCACGGCGCACCCTGCGAGAGTTCGAGCCACGGGAGGTTCCCTCCGAGCACATTCCGACGCGTCGGGCCGCGGCGCGGGAGAAGTTCGCGCATCTGCTCGCCGAAACCGCCGCGAACTCGTAACGGGCCGCGTGACGGGTGCGTCGCCGGTCGCCGACAGACAGAACCGCCCCGGTGTGTGCCGGGGCGGTTCTGCTGTGTGCGGGGACGGTCAGCGGGGCGCCATCCGGATCGCACCGTCGAGCCGGATGGTCTCACCGTTGAGCATGCCGTTCTCGATGATCGCCATGGCCAATTGGGCGTATTCGTCCGGGTCGCCCAGCCGGCGTGGATGGGGGATCGACGCCGCGAGATTCTCCCGGACGGGTTGCGGGACCCGCGCCAACAGCGGTGTGTCGAAGGTGCCCGGCGCGATCGTGCACACCCGAATCTGCTTGGACGCCAGGTCTCGAGCGGCCACGATGGTCATGCCGACGATGCCGGCTTTCGAGGACGCGTACCCGGTCTGACCGATCTGGCCCTCCCACGCCGCGACCGATGCGGTCAGGATGCACACGCCACGGTCGTCCTCCGGGGAGCCCGACGGCTCGTTACGGGCCATCGCGGCCGCGGCGAGGCGCAGCGTGTTGAAGGTCCCGACC contains:
- a CDS encoding phosphotransferase family protein, which encodes MTAARSDTPGEELVSVAALDDWLDDRLPGSGPLTVERITTGHSNELFTVSRGGPTWLLRRPPRVKNAPTAHDMVREYRVLTALEGTDVPHATPRGLCADPDVIGAPFYLMDKLAGVPLYHELPASLAGERVAIAHAAIDALAALHRLDWRAAGLDGFGKPDGYTERQAARWGKQLKSYAFRELPELDEVAAWLDESCPGTRGSALIHGDYGLHNLLYAPEPPVRILAVVDWETSTIGDPLADLGYFLASWLEPDEVAQWGELGSPHGVAGNPSRAELIERYARKSGIDVTADDLVWYRVFGQFKLAVIFEGSYGRYVRGQSADPFFASLERRVPLLARHALAIAAGEA
- a CDS encoding acyl-CoA dehydrogenase family protein, whose amino-acid sequence is MWDFATEPEVERELEWIREFVKEEIEPLETLDLDDAAMTRAMEPLKQQVKDRGLWAAHLPPELGGQGFGQVRLALMHEILGRSHLAPIVFGNQAPDSGNAELLAVAGTPEQKRRWLDPLLAGTIRSCYAMTEPGAGADPTMLTTTARLAGDEWILNGRKWFASNASIADLFIVMAVTDPEAARHQRASMFLVPAGTPGLVVERDIPTMEHPYPRPPVYGNHAEVSLTDVRVPAENLLGERGRGFALAQTRLGPGRIHHCMRWLGQSERALEMLCERAVSRTIHGSLLSEKQMIQDWVAESVAERQAARLMTLHAAWKIDTEGVRGALTEIAMIKYWGARVLYNVIDRAIQLHGSLGYSCDMPLEFMYRQARAARLYDGPDEVHKVTVARRTLREFEPREVPSEHIPTRRAAAREKFAHLLAETAANS
- a CDS encoding SDR family NAD(P)-dependent oxidoreductase, coding for MNIDGASAIVTGGASGLGRATAQRLAEAGAHVVVVDLPGAAGNAVADDLGGSSVFVAADVTNAAQVQKAVDAAVERGPLRVLVHCAGRGGPVRVLDRAGEPGSLEEYVDIINVNLVGTFNTLRLAAAAMARNEPSGSPEDDRGVCILTASVAAWEGQIGQTGYASSKAGIVGMTIVAARDLASKQIRVCTIAPGTFDTPLLARVPQPVRENLAASIPHPRRLGDPDEYAQLAMAIIENGMLNGETIRLDGAIRMAPR